The following coding sequences lie in one Wolbachia endosymbiont strain TRS of Brugia malayi genomic window:
- a CDS encoding TrbC/VirB2 family protein, producing MDIICNVVNYIHGIGGLLFYNVTIGANLLTIFGRMPWSALFSPDMFIAVFFGASKIVRTITGKETCCFYEKQMVQNGNVLLFLWV from the coding sequence ATAGATATAATATGTAATGTAGTAAATTACATTCATGGAATAGGTGGACTACTTTTTTACAATGTAACAATTGGTGCAAATTTGCTTACAATATTTGGAAGAATGCCTTGGTCTGCACTTTTCTCACCTGATATGTTTATTGCTGTATTTTTTGGTGCATCTAAAATTGTAAGAACGATAACAGGAAAAGAGACTTGCTGCTTTTATGAGAAGCAAATGGTGCAGAATGGAAATGTGTTATTGTTCCTCTGGGTATGA
- a CDS encoding Bcr/CflA family efflux MFS transporter — protein sequence MVIVLSQKVISLIMIFSVAIVDMATDLYSVALPSIANYFEVGGRVVQLTISLNLVGLAMSGLIYGPLSDHYGRRPVMLIGMTIFTLASIACYIADNIVLLILIRFIQGVGAGVAGVVGYAAIRDMYSGSEYSRVVSKLNMIVALSPGIAPVVSSHIISHGYHWKFLFFIISLAAIIMLIFIYFKLQETLNINKNKTNITKIIIDVSKQYISTFRNYRFLGFSTIHGLTFMWLWAYIVNYPFIFESMGIEVRHFGYFISIIVIFYIIGTLINRRCVQKVGVSRMLMIGLVLPIISDCSLIYLYLIDKLNIYTLIMCWVPNNIGLALIISNNVTSALETIEGIGLGSAVLSFCNMMFGATGIYIVGKFFSYGVLSNLLLTVICSTIAILIYGLLKYAEEHLKD from the coding sequence GTGGTAATAGTTCTTTCACAAAAGGTCATCTCTCTTATCATGATATTTTCTGTAGCAATTGTCGATATGGCAACTGACCTGTACTCAGTTGCACTACCAAGCATTGCCAATTATTTTGAAGTAGGAGGCCGTGTAGTACAACTTACAATTAGCTTAAATTTAGTTGGACTTGCAATGTCTGGATTAATTTATGGTCCATTATCGGATCATTATGGTAGACGTCCGGTAATGCTGATTGGTATGACAATTTTTACTTTAGCAAGTATTGCGTGTTATATAGCTGATAATATTGTGCTCTTAATACTCATTCGCTTCATACAAGGGGTAGGAGCTGGGGTTGCAGGCGTTGTTGGATATGCAGCAATAAGGGATATGTACTCGGGTAGTGAATACTCAAGGGTAGTTTCAAAGTTAAATATGATAGTAGCACTTTCACCTGGAATTGCTCCAGTGGTAAGTAGTCATATAATTTCACATGGTTATCACTGGAAATTTTTGTTTTTTATTATATCACTTGCGGCAATTATTATGCTTATCTTTATTTACTTTAAGTTACAAGAGACACTCAATATTAATAAAAATAAGACTAACATAACTAAGATAATCATTGATGTCTCTAAGCAATATATATCAACATTTAGGAATTATCGTTTTCTTGGATTTTCAACTATTCATGGATTAACTTTCATGTGGCTTTGGGCATATATCGTTAACTATCCTTTCATATTTGAATCTATGGGTATTGAGGTGCGACACTTTGGTTATTTTATATCAATCATAGTCATATTTTACATAATCGGAACTTTAATTAACAGAAGATGTGTACAGAAGGTGGGAGTTAGCAGGATGTTAATGATAGGTTTAGTATTACCAATAATATCTGACTGTTCGCTGATATATCTTTACTTAATAGATAAATTAAATATATACACCCTCATAATGTGCTGGGTTCCAAACAATATTGGACTTGCATTGATAATAAGCAACAACGTAACCTCTGCATTAGAAACGATCGAAGGCATAGGGCTTGGTAGTGCAGTTCTCTCATTCTGCAATATGATGTTTGGGGCTACCGGAATATATATAGTGGGAAAATTCTTCTCTTATGGTGTTTTGTCAAATTTACTGCTGACAGTTATATGTTCTACAATCGCAATTCTTATATACGGCTTACTCAAATATGCTGAAGAACACCTGAAGGACTGA
- a CDS encoding ABC transporter ATP-binding protein: MRSNIRQLFYYIKPNLHYFIIAFIAVLSSALTILLFGRGLSNIIDSGAEHNFTTKLLVTIFIVLAISLTAFIRLYFIGIGSEKVIARIRYDLYGNITDLQPSFFENTSVQDVISALITDTSVLQSIMNSSLLTILRNFIILIGSVAMLLYTNLHLTTYAAAIIPMLLIIMTSLGKKVRNYARFAQNKLSELASFSEENFRSIVTIKSFVLEENEKIRFKEHLDSVSKSYVKLVFLRAILVTLVIACVIGSLVILLFFGIKEVLSNNITVGELSSFVFYSALAAGTVNNLSDNISDLQRGFGIVERLFEFKNMKSSIMDVDNPIKICGVKKGISFNGVTFFYESQPDKPALDNVSFSIETGQAVSIIGPSGSGKSTILKLLLRFHDPGKGSITIDGYNVKSIALSNLRSLFGLVPQDHIIFSCSIMENILYGKPGAEYEEVRQAAISAYAMEFIEKLPDKFDTFVGKRGLKLSEGQKQRIIIARAILKNPQILILDEATSALDYKSENLVQKALSKLMQNRTTIMITHRLSTALKTDKVIVVNHGKVEEVGTHDSLMSKGGLYAKLTKI, translated from the coding sequence ATGCGATCTAATATCAGGCAATTATTTTATTACATAAAACCTAATCTGCATTATTTCATCATAGCTTTTATTGCAGTTTTATCTTCAGCTTTAACGATTCTCCTTTTTGGCAGAGGCTTGAGTAACATAATTGATTCTGGTGCAGAGCACAACTTTACCACTAAGCTATTAGTTACTATATTTATAGTTTTAGCCATTTCTCTCACTGCATTTATTAGATTGTATTTCATTGGGATTGGCAGCGAGAAAGTTATTGCAAGAATAAGATATGACTTATATGGAAATATTACTGATTTGCAACCAAGTTTCTTTGAGAATACAAGTGTTCAAGATGTCATCTCAGCACTAATTACTGATACCTCTGTGCTGCAATCAATAATGAATAGCAGCTTACTAACCATATTACGAAATTTTATAATTTTGATTGGTAGTGTTGCCATGCTACTATATACAAACCTACATTTAACTACATATGCTGCTGCAATAATACCAATGCTACTTATTATCATGACTTCACTTGGGAAAAAAGTGCGCAATTATGCACGCTTTGCTCAGAATAAGCTAAGTGAGCTTGCATCATTTAGTGAAGAAAATTTCAGGTCTATAGTAACTATAAAATCATTTGTATTGGAAGAAAACGAAAAAATCCGTTTTAAGGAGCATCTAGATTCAGTGTCAAAATCATATGTAAAATTAGTATTCTTGCGCGCTATTTTAGTAACCTTGGTTATCGCGTGTGTGATAGGCTCACTAGTAATTTTGCTGTTTTTCGGTATTAAAGAAGTCTTAAGTAATAATATAACTGTTGGAGAACTATCTTCATTCGTGTTTTACTCAGCACTTGCAGCAGGAACTGTAAACAATTTGAGTGATAACATCAGTGATCTACAGCGAGGCTTTGGAATAGTAGAGCGTTTGTTTGAATTTAAAAATATGAAAAGCTCTATAATGGATGTCGATAATCCTATAAAAATTTGTGGTGTTAAAAAAGGAATTTCCTTTAATGGCGTAACATTTTTTTATGAATCTCAACCTGATAAGCCAGCGCTAGATAATGTATCATTTTCTATAGAGACAGGCCAAGCGGTATCAATCATTGGCCCATCTGGCAGTGGTAAGAGCACCATTTTAAAGCTCCTGCTCCGTTTTCATGATCCAGGCAAAGGCAGTATTACTATCGATGGGTATAACGTTAAATCAATTGCTTTAAGTAACCTTAGATCATTGTTTGGTTTGGTGCCACAAGATCATATTATATTTTCGTGTTCAATAATGGAAAATATACTGTATGGTAAACCAGGTGCTGAATATGAGGAAGTGAGGCAAGCAGCTATTAGTGCTTATGCGATGGAGTTTATTGAAAAGCTACCTGATAAATTTGACACATTTGTAGGAAAAAGAGGATTAAAACTTTCCGAAGGACAAAAGCAACGCATTATAATAGCAAGGGCCATACTAAAAAACCCCCAGATTTTGATACTGGATGAAGCAACTTCTGCTCTTGATTATAAAAGTGAAAACCTTGTACAAAAGGCACTGAGTAAATTAATGCAAAACAGAACAACAATCATGATTACACATAGGTTATCAACCGCACTCAAAACTGACAAGGTTATAGTAGTCAATCATGGGAAAGTAGAAGAAGTAGGAACTCATGACTCTTTAATGAGTAAAGGTGGATTGTATGCGAAACTAACGAAAATATAG
- a CDS encoding FtsW/RodA/SpoVE family cell cycle protein yields MLVLGIETKGAKRWLHIVKISVQPSEFVRPFFLLL; encoded by the coding sequence GTGTTAGTACTTGGTATAGAGACAAAAGGCGCAAAACGATGGTTACATATCGTCAAAATTTCAGTTCAACCTTCTGAGTTTGTAAGACCATTTTTTCTGTTGTTATAG
- the ubiG gene encoding bifunctional 2-polyprenyl-6-hydroxyphenol methylase/3-demethylubiquinol 3-O-methyltransferase UbiG: MSDIISIASDHAGYELKSEIKSYLETLGCKVLDRGCTAEQKCVDYPDYAVKIAEDIINKKADYGILICGTGLGMSIVANRFKGIHAVLCNSVEITKLAREHGNANVLCLGARFTASGLAKDIVKQFLETEFSKESRHKRRLDKLSNIASFSKRKKVQTYNEDEVSKFAKMVGEWWDENGKFKPLHMMNPVRVSYIIEKIKELKKCDLKKLSLLDVGCGGGILSESIARVGINVLGIDVCEENIKVAQSHAKKVGLNIEYTHTSIEELSNNQKYDVVLLMEVVEHVDNLELFIKKAIELLKPEGLIFISTINRTFKSFFLAIIGAEYILNWLPKGTHNWNKFLKPSEIANHLREGNVTLQDMAGMEYNIIKSEWNLTKGVDVNYILCGVMNS; encoded by the coding sequence ATGTCAGATATAATATCAATCGCTTCAGACCATGCTGGTTATGAATTAAAATCAGAAATAAAGTCTTACCTGGAAACTCTGGGTTGCAAAGTGCTAGACCGTGGTTGTACTGCTGAGCAAAAGTGCGTAGATTATCCAGACTATGCTGTTAAAATTGCAGAAGATATAATAAACAAAAAAGCAGATTATGGGATATTAATCTGTGGCACAGGTCTGGGTATGAGTATCGTAGCAAATCGCTTTAAAGGGATCCACGCCGTTTTATGTAATAGTGTTGAGATCACGAAATTAGCCCGCGAACATGGCAATGCAAATGTATTGTGCCTTGGTGCAAGATTTACTGCCAGTGGATTAGCAAAAGATATAGTCAAACAATTCCTCGAAACAGAATTTTCAAAAGAAAGCAGACACAAAAGACGCCTTGATAAACTCAGTAATATAGCCTCTTTTAGTAAGAGAAAAAAAGTACAAACTTATAACGAAGATGAGGTGTCAAAATTTGCTAAAATGGTAGGCGAATGGTGGGATGAGAATGGCAAATTCAAGCCATTACACATGATGAATCCTGTGAGAGTATCTTACATTATCGAGAAGATAAAAGAGTTAAAGAAGTGTGATCTAAAGAAATTATCATTGCTTGATGTTGGGTGTGGTGGTGGTATTTTATCAGAATCAATAGCACGCGTCGGCATTAACGTTTTAGGAATAGATGTATGTGAAGAAAACATAAAAGTGGCACAGTCACATGCGAAAAAAGTAGGGTTGAATATAGAATATACACACACTAGCATTGAAGAGCTAAGCAATAACCAAAAATACGATGTAGTTCTATTGATGGAAGTAGTTGAGCATGTGGATAATTTAGAGCTTTTCATAAAAAAAGCAATAGAATTGCTAAAACCAGAGGGACTGATATTTATATCAACAATAAATAGAACTTTTAAATCCTTCTTTCTTGCAATAATTGGTGCAGAGTACATATTAAACTGGCTGCCGAAAGGTACGCACAATTGGAATAAGTTTCTCAAGCCATCAGAGATTGCAAATCACCTAAGGGAAGGCAATGTAACACTGCAAGACATGGCAGGTATGGAGTATAACATAATAAAGAGCGAATGGAATTTAACTAAAGGTGTGGATGTTAACTATATACTTTGTGGTGTGATGAATAGTTAG
- the dnaG gene encoding DNA primase, producing MDYIDIIKSRLLLSDIVGKKVRLTKRGDSFVGFCPFHSEKTPSFLVSNTKGSYHCFGCSAHGDVFNFISQTEGLSFKEALERLASVVGVELPKTLNLAKENGELFSTLNLAASWFVQKNQGIIAYLKQRKISPKIIDKFKVGYAPSSGLKEYLNSLGIEDKILIDVGLINKNSRDYFCNRLIFPIYNIAGKVIGFGGRALSSKQQPKYLNSPESQLFKKRENLYGLNFALSEIHKKQHVFVVEGYMDVIALHQTGISNIVAPLGTAISAEQIKSLWKFAKEISICMDGDSAGRNAAIRVAELVLPILEPGYTLKFVTLPTDKDPYDVCNELEHKKETVLSALDHSTKLHSEYLWHYIIGSNLQNYEKLAPEKYSILERKFMEYVNAIGNSSIRRYYRDYFYDKASELRNSFKKQVFNNKTRATKSEYLYNKSPELIEAEQNQAIILRITLEFPEILNHPIYFEQFSHFEFTNVKIKRLQQHIINVANNGSELNKEVLLQELEQFNVDGTIKLIFEKTSILNSQLNNGKSAKTVWNNIVLRGELNVLQRERIEARLGGDFGLEERLIEQIEQIESNIREMQMEFIQK from the coding sequence ATGGATTATATAGATATTATAAAATCAAGATTATTATTATCCGATATAGTAGGTAAGAAAGTCAGGCTAACAAAAAGAGGAGATAGTTTTGTTGGATTCTGTCCATTTCATAGCGAAAAAACACCGTCTTTTTTGGTGAGTAATACTAAAGGATCGTATCACTGCTTTGGTTGTTCGGCTCATGGTGATGTGTTCAATTTCATTTCACAAACTGAGGGGCTGAGTTTTAAAGAAGCACTGGAAAGGCTGGCATCAGTTGTAGGCGTTGAGTTACCTAAAACCCTTAATTTAGCTAAAGAAAACGGCGAACTGTTTTCGACGCTGAATTTAGCTGCAAGTTGGTTTGTACAAAAAAATCAAGGTATTATAGCTTATCTAAAGCAGCGCAAGATTTCACCTAAAATCATAGATAAATTTAAGGTAGGTTATGCACCAAGTTCTGGTTTGAAAGAATATTTAAACTCCTTGGGTATTGAGGACAAAATTTTAATTGATGTTGGATTGATAAATAAAAATTCTCGTGATTATTTTTGTAACCGGCTGATATTTCCTATATATAACATCGCAGGAAAAGTTATTGGTTTTGGCGGACGCGCGCTGAGCTCTAAACAACAGCCAAAATATTTAAACAGCCCAGAAAGTCAACTATTCAAGAAAAGGGAAAACTTATACGGGTTAAACTTTGCTTTAAGTGAAATACACAAAAAACAGCATGTATTTGTTGTTGAGGGATATATGGATGTGATAGCACTGCATCAAACGGGAATTAGCAATATAGTTGCTCCACTGGGTACCGCAATTTCTGCAGAACAAATAAAAAGTCTATGGAAATTTGCTAAAGAAATCTCTATCTGTATGGATGGCGATAGTGCTGGACGTAATGCTGCAATTAGAGTTGCGGAACTTGTTCTGCCAATATTAGAGCCTGGATACACGTTAAAGTTTGTGACTTTGCCAACCGATAAAGACCCATACGATGTATGTAATGAGCTGGAACATAAGAAAGAAACCGTACTCTCCGCGCTTGACCATTCAACAAAACTTCATTCTGAATATTTGTGGCATTACATAATTGGTAGCAATTTGCAAAACTATGAGAAACTTGCCCCGGAAAAATATTCAATTCTTGAGCGCAAGTTCATGGAATATGTCAATGCTATCGGTAACAGCAGTATTAGAAGGTATTATAGAGATTACTTTTACGATAAAGCTAGTGAGCTAAGAAATAGCTTCAAAAAGCAGGTTTTTAATAATAAAACAAGAGCAACGAAAAGTGAATATCTTTACAACAAATCTCCAGAGCTAATTGAAGCAGAACAAAATCAGGCCATAATTTTACGCATAACCTTAGAATTTCCTGAAATCTTGAACCATCCTATATACTTTGAGCAATTTTCCCATTTTGAATTTACTAATGTGAAGATAAAAAGATTGCAACAGCATATAATTAATGTAGCAAATAATGGAAGTGAACTCAATAAAGAGGTTTTATTACAAGAGTTAGAACAGTTTAACGTTGATGGAACCATAAAGCTTATATTTGAAAAGACTAGCATACTAAACAGTCAATTAAACAATGGGAAATCTGCGAAAACTGTATGGAATAATATAGTGTTAAGGGGGGAATTAAATGTATTACAAAGAGAAAGAATCGAAGCAAGGCTAGGCGGTGACTTTGGCTTAGAGGAAAGACTAATAGAACAAATAGAGCAAATAGAAAGTAATATACGAGAAATGCAAATGGAGTTTATTCAAAAATAG
- the metG gene encoding methionine--tRNA ligase produces the protein MEQFENFYITTPIYYVNDKPHIGHAYTSLICDVTARFMKLAGKNVKFTTGTDEHGQKIEKAAKTKGMHPKEFTDKVSVSFRKLAEFIDFQYDDFIRTTEERHEKAVVALWDRLEERGQIYLDSYSGWYSVSDEAFYQESELIDGKAPTGAEVEWVKEESYFFRLSSWQNKLLELYKNQPNFIFPESRKNEVISFVKSGLTDLSISRISFNWGIKVPRNDKHIIYVWVDALTNYLTSIGFPNTENEEYKKFWAESQSVIQVADTWIQKEIQISASRARMTSNLADNSFNIHVIGKDILRFHAVYWPAILLAADLPLPKQIVVHGWWLNEGKKISKSLGNVIDPIALAKEFGVDQLRYFLLREASFGQDGNFSKKNMISRINSELANNIGNLVQRTISFLHKRCFGVVPTVDKSLLKGEEGLPNYRAIFNQVMDHLSKYEFNHIILLIINISSEANAYIDKSAPWILSKTDRERMNLVIYKLLEYIRIIGILLQPIVPRPAEVILDQLQIPKEQRDLKSLCGAYVSSGTTLHKPTPVFLRIE, from the coding sequence ATGGAGCAATTTGAGAATTTTTATATAACCACGCCAATATATTATGTAAACGACAAACCGCACATTGGTCACGCATATACCTCCCTCATCTGTGATGTTACAGCTAGGTTTATGAAGCTAGCTGGAAAAAATGTTAAATTTACTACCGGTACAGACGAGCACGGGCAAAAAATCGAAAAAGCAGCTAAAACAAAGGGAATGCATCCAAAAGAATTTACAGATAAAGTGAGCGTTTCATTTAGGAAATTAGCTGAGTTCATAGATTTTCAATATGATGATTTTATTCGCACCACAGAAGAACGTCACGAGAAAGCAGTTGTAGCTTTATGGGATAGGCTTGAAGAGAGGGGACAAATATATCTGGATTCTTATTCAGGTTGGTATTCAGTCAGCGATGAGGCATTTTATCAGGAATCGGAGCTAATAGATGGCAAAGCACCAACAGGTGCTGAGGTTGAATGGGTAAAAGAAGAGAGTTACTTTTTTCGTTTATCAAGTTGGCAAAATAAATTACTAGAACTATACAAAAATCAGCCAAATTTTATCTTTCCTGAAAGCAGAAAAAATGAAGTGATATCGTTTGTAAAATCAGGACTGACTGACCTTTCAATTTCTCGCATTAGTTTTAACTGGGGGATAAAAGTGCCAAGAAATGACAAACACATAATCTACGTTTGGGTAGATGCATTAACTAATTATCTCACATCAATAGGTTTTCCTAACACGGAAAATGAAGAATATAAAAAGTTTTGGGCAGAATCACAGTCTGTCATCCAAGTAGCTGACACTTGGATCCAGAAGGAAATACAGATTTCGGCGTCACGCGCTAGAATGACATCGAATCTAGCTGATAACTCCTTCAATATTCATGTAATTGGCAAAGACATATTACGCTTTCACGCCGTATACTGGCCGGCAATTCTCCTTGCAGCAGACTTGCCACTGCCAAAACAAATTGTAGTTCATGGTTGGTGGTTAAACGAGGGGAAAAAAATATCTAAGTCTCTCGGTAATGTCATAGATCCAATTGCCTTGGCTAAAGAGTTTGGTGTTGATCAGCTGCGCTATTTTCTCCTTCGGGAAGCAAGCTTTGGCCAGGATGGTAATTTCAGTAAGAAGAACATGATCAGCCGAATAAATTCAGAACTTGCAAATAATATAGGTAATTTAGTGCAAAGAACGATTTCATTTTTACATAAACGATGCTTTGGAGTTGTACCAACAGTTGACAAAAGCCTACTTAAAGGTGAGGAAGGCCTTCCAAATTACAGAGCTATATTCAATCAAGTAATGGATCATTTATCAAAGTATGAATTTAACCACATTATACTTCTAATTATCAACATTTCTTCCGAAGCCAATGCTTATATAGATAAAAGCGCGCCTTGGATACTAAGCAAAACTGATAGAGAGCGCATGAATCTAGTGATCTACAAACTACTGGAATATATCAGGATAATTGGTATTCTATTACAACCAATTGTCCCGAGGCCAGCAGAGGTGATACTTGACCAGTTGCAAATCCCGAAAGAACAACGAGATTTAAAATCTCTGTGTGGCGCGTACGTAAGTTCAGGCACTACATTGCATAAACCTACGCCGGTTTTTTTGAGGATTGAGTAG
- a CDS encoding alanine/glycine:cation symporter family protein, translated as MDIIKFVLLLPTILLILTAGVYLSVRLKWLQIFRLPHALSLIGVKKGENKFSSIAALFTILGGNLGVGNISGTAVALKTGGPGSILWMAIIVIITSVIKYVTCYLSIKNRKKKNGRFIGGPMAYMVDAFNSRKATVVFLVIMIMVSIIVGNLVQVNSLSIPLDMINVPVVTGGIIMTIIFFVVAALSLKKIKIFISAMIPIMTISYLTLCGIILFKFSENILPSLKLITSSFFTTSSFNFGLSLGLVLEMLTIIQVGTLRGIFATDIGLGLEGIVHSSIIPKKNNNKFIIEQSLITIISPFIVAFIVFITTMVLLVTDSWVTGLESTNMCIFAFRKAMNWPYIDYLIMAIMFCFAFTTIFTWFFCSKQTIRYVSQNDKYTKIWIIIFTAVIPLGSISKVQLLWDVADISIAALLFINILAILKLTSRDPEVFTVSSRYLKLNQPIFNKNKTRNWLAILILRG; from the coding sequence ATGGATATAATAAAGTTTGTTTTATTACTACCAACAATATTACTAATACTAACTGCTGGTGTTTATCTATCAGTTAGATTGAAATGGTTACAGATATTTAGGTTACCACATGCCCTTTCACTTATTGGAGTTAAGAAAGGGGAAAATAAATTTTCCTCTATAGCTGCCCTATTTACAATCTTAGGAGGAAATTTAGGAGTAGGGAATATTTCAGGAACTGCTGTTGCTCTAAAAACAGGAGGACCAGGTTCTATTTTGTGGATGGCGATAATTGTTATTATCACTTCTGTAATAAAATATGTCACTTGTTACCTGAGTATAAAGAACAGAAAGAAAAAGAATGGACGATTTATAGGTGGCCCTATGGCCTATATGGTTGATGCATTTAACTCTAGAAAAGCTACAGTTGTATTCCTAGTTATTATGATAATGGTTTCGATAATCGTCGGTAACCTTGTTCAGGTAAATTCCCTGTCAATACCACTTGATATGATAAATGTACCTGTGGTCACTGGTGGAATTATTATGACCATAATATTTTTTGTTGTTGCGGCTCTTAGCTTAAAAAAAATCAAAATTTTCATATCAGCTATGATACCAATAATGACAATAAGTTACCTCACACTTTGCGGTATTATATTATTTAAATTTAGTGAAAATATTCTTCCTTCTCTAAAGCTAATAACAAGCAGCTTTTTTACAACTAGTAGCTTTAACTTTGGTTTATCTTTAGGTTTAGTTTTAGAAATGTTAACTATTATTCAAGTAGGAACTTTACGAGGTATTTTTGCAACAGATATAGGGCTTGGTCTCGAAGGAATTGTACACTCTTCAATTATTCCTAAGAAAAATAATAATAAATTTATTATCGAACAGAGTCTAATCACAATAATATCGCCTTTTATAGTTGCATTCATAGTATTTATTACAACAATGGTACTGCTTGTTACAGATTCTTGGGTTACTGGTTTAGAGAGTACTAACATGTGCATATTTGCTTTCAGAAAAGCAATGAATTGGCCTTATATTGACTATTTAATTATGGCCATAATGTTTTGTTTTGCTTTTACTACTATTTTTACCTGGTTTTTTTGCTCGAAGCAGACAATACGTTATGTATCTCAAAATGATAAATACACTAAAATCTGGATTATAATCTTCACTGCGGTTATCCCACTTGGTTCAATAAGTAAGGTTCAGTTGCTATGGGATGTTGCCGATATTTCTATCGCTGCTTTGTTGTTTATCAACATATTAGCTATACTCAAACTGACTTCTCGAGATCCAGAAGTGTTCACTGTGAGCAGCAGGTATCTGAAGTTGAATCAGCCGATTTTCAACAAAAACAAAACTAGAAACTGGCTAGCTATTCTCATATTAAGGGGTTGA
- the ubiE gene encoding bifunctional demethylmenaquinone methyltransferase/2-methoxy-6-polyprenyl-1,4-benzoquinol methylase UbiE yields the protein MNKSQLVKKVFDSVAYRYDIMNDIISLGIHRLWKDKMVNSVHFTKNSQVLDVAGGTGDIAIRIVRREPSVQVTVCDINQNMLSRGRNKAINSNQLNFNWVCANAESLPFEDSEFDCCTIAFGIRNVSDRKKALSEIHRVLKPNGQFICLEFAPMHYKNEIFTKLYDLYSLKVIPKIGNIVTKDESPYQYLVRSIREFPVQTDFKMEIEEVGFKKVKFHNMSYGIVALHTGTK from the coding sequence ATGAATAAATCACAATTGGTCAAAAAGGTTTTCGACTCTGTGGCGTATCGCTATGACATCATGAATGATATAATAAGCCTAGGAATACACAGACTATGGAAGGATAAGATGGTAAATAGCGTGCATTTTACAAAAAACTCTCAGGTTTTAGATGTTGCTGGGGGAACCGGAGACATAGCAATAAGAATAGTAAGAAGAGAGCCGAGTGTTCAGGTTACAGTATGTGATATAAATCAAAACATGCTAAGTAGAGGACGCAATAAAGCCATAAACTCAAATCAGCTTAATTTTAATTGGGTGTGTGCAAACGCAGAAAGTTTGCCATTTGAAGACTCTGAGTTCGACTGTTGCACAATAGCTTTTGGTATTCGGAACGTTTCCGATCGTAAAAAAGCTTTAAGTGAGATACACAGAGTACTAAAACCCAATGGACAATTTATCTGCTTGGAATTTGCTCCTATGCACTATAAAAATGAGATATTTACCAAACTTTATGACTTATACTCACTCAAAGTAATTCCTAAAATCGGCAACATAGTTACTAAAGATGAAAGTCCTTATCAGTATTTAGTAAGGAGCATTAGAGAGTTTCCAGTTCAGACTGACTTCAAAATGGAAATTGAAGAGGTGGGCTTTAAGAAAGTTAAATTTCACAATATGAGCTATGGAATAGTGGCATTACATACTGGAACAAAGTAA
- a CDS encoding FtsW/RodA/SpoVE family cell cycle protein codes for MEAFKKGQLTGVRPDEGNVRIFLPDCHADFVFSVLAEEFGLTMYLATLILLGIISARLLYFAYKGNELFNLLVILDISIQLITQFIINIGVTLNIVLTTSITLPLLSYGGSSFLSSSIALGIMLSLVETRLSY; via the coding sequence TTGGAAGCATTCAAAAAAGGTCAGTTAACTGGTGTTAGGCCTGATGAAGGCAACGTAAGGATCTTTCTCCCTGATTGTCACGCAGATTTTGTATTCTCTGTTTTAGCAGAGGAGTTTGGGTTGACTATGTATTTAGCCACATTGATATTACTCGGCATCATTTCTGCTCGCTTGCTTTACTTTGCATATAAAGGAAATGAACTATTTAATCTGCTGGTAATTTTGGATATCTCAATTCAACTTATTACACAATTTATAATAAACATAGGGGTAACGTTGAACATTGTTCTAACCACTAGCATAACTTTGCCGCTACTTAGCTATGGCGGCTCTTCTTTTTTATCTTCGAGCATTGCACTTGGCATAATGCTGTCTTTAGTAGAAACCAGACTATCATATTAA